One Ricinus communis isolate WT05 ecotype wild-type chromosome 1, ASM1957865v1, whole genome shotgun sequence DNA window includes the following coding sequences:
- the LOC8273047 gene encoding cytochrome b5 isoform X2, giving the protein MLHGLLVYDVTQFMEEHPGGDEVLLAATEKDATDDYEDIGHSDEAKEMMHKYYIGNMDMKSMPPPGWNRYRPPSEHPKNPHSSVLVKLLQLLLPLLILGAAVAFRSVMKKD; this is encoded by the exons ATGTTACATGGTTTACTT GTGTATGATGTAACTCAATTTATGGAGGAACATCCTGGAGGAGATGAAGTCTTACTTGCAGCAACAG AGAAAGATGCAACTGATGATTATGAAGATATTGGGCATAGTGATGAAGCGAAAGAGATGATGCATAAGTACTATATTGGGAACATGGATATGAAAAGTATGCCACCTCCAGGATGGAATAGGTACCGGCCACCTTCAGAACATCCTAAGAACCCACACAGTTCAGTCTTAGTCAAGCTCTTACAACTGTTGTTACCCTTGCTCATTCTTGGCGCAGCAGTTGCTTTTCGATCCGTCATGAAGAAGGATTAG
- the LOC8273046 gene encoding protein TILLER ANGLE CONTROL 1, translated as MKIFNWVQRRFHNGVLKDGLARNVKKAESITNEADKQALLKQVALVDVLDGWRDGILTIGTLGLDPLKPFNQQNEYFVLESEGEEDSEEEDDDDYNDNEEEHVQYSISSDDDDDDINASDEEEENPLIFTRFEHNSEDIGPALDANAIKSNMIMTIDSIEDSSCDLQRKRKGERITLAELFLADSDMKKKPDPVENELKSGRKPPVRGKNSLSFAKKLISHVGEDSRPIKKFNQLMRRMLKRKIHPELEGKGVKTDYQNKSSIMEFGSSKGNEAVSLLLNPPGLTV; from the exons ATGAAG ATCTTCAATTGGGTGCAAAGAAGGTTTCATAATGGTGTCCTTAAAG ATGGGTTAGCCCGAAATGTGAAAAAAGCTGAATCCATTACAAATGAAGCTGACAAGCAAGCATTGCTTAAACAAGTAGCCCTCGTCGATGTTCTTGATGGCTGGAGAGATGGCATTTTAACAATTGGCACGTTAGGCCTTGACCCTTTAAAACCTTTCAATCAgcaaaatgaatattttgttttggaaaGTGAAGGAGAGGAAgattctgaagaagaagatgatgatgattataATGACAACGAAGAGGAACATGTACAATACTCGATCAGTAGCGATGATGACGATGATGATATTAATGCTagtgatgaagaagaagagaaccCCTTAATATTCACAAGATTTGAGCACAACTCTGAGGACATTGGACCAGCTCTTGATGCGAATGCTATCAAATCTAATATGATAATGACGATTGATTCAATTGAAGACAGCTCATGTGatcttcaaagaaaaagaaaaggtgaaaGAATTACACTAGCAGAACTTTTCTTGGCGGACTCTGACATGAAAAAGAAACCGGATCCTGTAGAAAACGAACTCAAGTCAGGTCGAAAGCCACCTGTTCGTGGAAAGAACAGTTTATCTTTTGCCAAGAAGCTCATATCTCATGTCGGAGAGGATTCACGTCCAATCAAGAAATTTAACCAA TTGATGAGGAGGAtgttaaagagaaaaatccATCCTGAACTTGAAGGCAAAGGCGTTAAAACAGACTATCAAAACAAGAGTAGCATCATGGAATTTGGTAGTAGCAAAGGAAATGAAGCAGTTTCTCTGCTTCTAAATCCACCAG GTCTTACAGTCTGA
- the LOC8273047 gene encoding cytochrome b5 isoform X1, protein MASEPKIYRFDDLLKHKDRNDCWLLIHGKVYDVTQFMEEHPGGDEVLLAATEKDATDDYEDIGHSDEAKEMMHKYYIGNMDMKSMPPPGWNRYRPPSEHPKNPHSSVLVKLLQLLLPLLILGAAVAFRSVMKKD, encoded by the exons ATGGCTTCAGAACCCAAAATCTATCgttttgatgatttgcttAAGCACAAGGATAGGAACGATTGCTGGCTTCTAATTCATGGAAAG GTGTATGATGTAACTCAATTTATGGAGGAACATCCTGGAGGAGATGAAGTCTTACTTGCAGCAACAG AGAAAGATGCAACTGATGATTATGAAGATATTGGGCATAGTGATGAAGCGAAAGAGATGATGCATAAGTACTATATTGGGAACATGGATATGAAAAGTATGCCACCTCCAGGATGGAATAGGTACCGGCCACCTTCAGAACATCCTAAGAACCCACACAGTTCAGTCTTAGTCAAGCTCTTACAACTGTTGTTACCCTTGCTCATTCTTGGCGCAGCAGTTGCTTTTCGATCCGTCATGAAGAAGGATTAG